One region of Rana temporaria chromosome 11, aRanTem1.1, whole genome shotgun sequence genomic DNA includes:
- the LOC120917342 gene encoding RNA-binding protein 4B-like, which yields MVKIFVGGVSPSASPEELKKLFESYGQVNECDILKNYAFVHMEREQDAHRAIGELHKQEFYGSHLTVEYATSKIRNATKIYVGNVSSRATTSQIKELFEKFGKVVECDIVKNYAFVHMAKEREAMDAILHLNDTPLEDQKIFVTLSKSNNAPKSSKLASAAVVAVQTAPQPPPPPPAYYFHRGRLPQPPPSFSPFSPRCWYEREYYERYTYDFYDRSGLGARAAYERALAPAAVVAAAAATLPTAPVAAAAPAPPSISAALAPAAYRDRSPVGRRTAAAVMAQYADPYGASQAYSQSYSQAYASAFSQYSLGAAGYSPAEYYEKYANGYAGQYSQTY from the coding sequence ATGGTGAAGATTTTTGTTGGTGGTGTCTCTCCATCCGCATCCCCTGAAGAGTTAAAGAAGCTCTTTGAGAGTTATGGTCAGGTGAATGAATGTGACATTCTCAAAAACTATGCCTTTGTCCACATGGAAAGAGAGCAGGATGCTCACCGTGCTATTGGAGAATTGCACAAACAGGAGTTCTATGGCTCCCATCTTACTGTGGAATATGCAACGTCAAAGATTCGCAATGCCACCAAAATATACGTGGGCAATGTCTCAAGCAGGGCGACAACATCCCAAATAAAGGAGTTATTTGAGAAGTTTGGGAAAGTTGTGGAATGTGATATAGTAAAGAATTATGCTTTTGTACACATGGCCAAGGAAAGAGAAGCCATGGATGCGATTTTGCACCTTAATGATACACCTCTGGAGGACCAGAAGATCTTTGTTACTCTGTCCAAGAGCAACAATGCCCCAAAGAGCTCCAAGTTAGCATCTGCAGCAGTTGTTGCAGTCCAAACAGCACCCCAACCTCCTCCACCACCACCTGCTTATTACTTTCATCGCGGACGCCTGCCACAACCTCCACCTTCTTTCTCACCATTTTCACCTCGATGTTGGTATGAAAGGGAGTACTATGAGAGATACACATATGATTTCTACGACAGAAGTGGGCTTGGAGCTCGTGCTGCGTATGAAAGAGCCCTTGCTCCAGCTGCAGTGGTAGCTGCAGCTGCTGCAACCCTTCCAACTGCTCCCGTAGCTGCTGCTGCACCAGCTCCACCATCAATCAGCGCAGCCTTGGCTCCCGCAGCATACAGGGACAGAAGTCCTGTTGgcaggaggacagcagcagctgttATGGCACAGTATGCTGATCCATATGGAGCATCTCAAGCTTACAGCCAGAGTTACAGCCAAGCCTACGCCTCTGCTTTCTCTCAGTATAGCTTGGGAGCAGCAGGTTACAGTCCCGCTGAGTACTACGAGAAATATGCTAACGGGTATGCAGGCCAGTACAGCCAAACTTATTAA